One Danio rerio strain Tuebingen ecotype United States chromosome 9, GRCz12tu, whole genome shotgun sequence genomic region harbors:
- the pla1a gene encoding phospholipase A1 member A isoform X1, protein MFKSADPFDRLDSSDALFVEAIHTDSDYFGISIPVGHVDFFLNGGMDQAGCARSRFASIFIYFPVYGYVICDHMRALHVYMSALNGSCPLIGFPCSGYEEFLAGKCITCDDPFNGTCPQIGLLKNSGITATPLPNQEKVYLLTTASGPFCAHHILVELNVSRLDKTAEVQLILKSIGHPETELNLKLYTDETRYKTVAAHPEQLCKIDSMQLINTGGRFYRQGDIHFEYICISEIPQTRGMDPLCVKNIHIGRGVPWSHDFVQVC, encoded by the exons ATGTTTAAGAGTGCTGATCCGTTTGACCGTTTGGATTCATCTGATGCCTTATTTGTTGAGGCCATTCACACTGATTCTGACT ATTTTGGGATATCCATTCCTGTTGGGCATGTGGACTTCTTCTTAAATGGAGGAATGGATCAAGCTGGATGTGCTCGCTCAAGGTTTGCATCAA TTTTCATCTACTTTCCAGTGTATGGGTATGTCATTTGTGACCACATGAGGGCTCTGCACGTCTACATGAGTGCCCTGAACGGCTCCTGTCCACTCATTGGTTTTCCCTGCTCCGGTTATGAGGAGTTTCTGGCAGGAAAATGCATCACCTGTGACGACCCCTTCAATGGCACGTGCCCACAGATAG GCTTGTTGAAGAACAGTGGGATAACAGCGACTCCCCTGCCAAATCAAGAGAAGGTTTATCTGCTGACCACTGCTTCAGGTCCATTCTGTG cacatcacATCCTTGTGGAGTTAAACGTTTCCCGTTTAGACAAAACTGCAGAGGTTCAGCTCATTCTGAAATCCATTGGACATCCTGAGACGGAGCTCAATCTCAAACT ATATACAGACGAAACAAGGTATAAAACGGTGGCTGCACACCCTGAGCAGCTGTGTAAAATTGACTCAATGCAGCTGATAAACACTGGAGGTCGATTCTACAGACAAGGAGACATTCATTTTGAGTATATTTGCATCTCTGAAATCCCTCAAACCAG AGGGATGGATCCACTATGTGTAAAGAACATTCATATTGGACGTGGAGTACCATGGTCACATGACTTTGTACAGGTgtgctaa
- the pla1a gene encoding phospholipase A1 member A precursor (The RefSeq protein has 2 substitutions compared to this genomic sequence) produces MAWKWIKAFVYLSVCVTSALGDDEEASASKCADFNNTTWLEYRQATKLQVQYLLLTRKNANCASLFTQDCLNHTQKHTAYFNSSLPTKVIVHGYRALGSKPSWVSGLAQALLREEDVNVLVVDWVYGASFAYNLVVENYKEVAVQISVLINQLTKYGSTLESFHFIGVSLGAHVSGFVGTLFHGKLGRITGLDPAGPMFKSADPFDRLDSSDALFVEAIHTDSDYFGISIPVGHVDFFLNGGMDQAGCARSRFASMYGYVICDHMRALHVYMSALNGSCPLIGFPCSGYEEFLAGKCITCDDPFNGTCPQIGLLKNSGITATPLPNQEKVYLLTTASGPFCAHHILVELNVSRLDKTAEVQLILKSIGHPETELNLKLYTDETRYKTVAAHPEQLCKIDSMQLINTGGRFYRQGDIHFEYICISEIPQTRGMDPLCVKNIHIGRGVPWSHDFVQVC; encoded by the exons ATGGCTTGGAAATGGATCAAGGCATTTGTTTATTTGTCGGTGTGTGTCACTTCAGCTCTGG GTGATGATGAGGAAGCGTCTGCAAGCAAGTGTGCAGACTTCAACAACACCACCTGGCTGGAATACAGACAGGCCACCAAGCTTCAGGTTTAGTACCTTCTGTTGACCCGAAAGAATGCCAACTGTGCCAGTCTGTTCACACAAGACTGCCTTAACCACACCCAGAAACACACTGCTTACTTCAACTCGTCACTGCCCACCAAAGTCATTGTTCATGGATACAG GGCTCTAGGCAGTAAACCGTCCTGGGTGAGTGGTTTAGCTCAGGCTCTACTGAGAGAAGAGGATGTGAATGTTCTGGTGGTGGACTGGGTCTATGGAGCCTCCTTTGCTTATAACTTGGTGGTGGAGAACTACAAGGAAGTGGCAATTCAGATATCGGTGCTTATTAATCAGCTTACG aaATATGGAAGCACGCTGGAATCATTTCACTTTATTGGTGTGAGTCTTGGAGCACACGTGTCTGGATTCGTGGGGACCTTATTTCATGGCAAGCTGGGTCGAATCACAG GTTTGGATCCAGCAGGCCCGATGTTTAAGAGTGCTGATCCGTTTGACCGTTTGGATTCATCTGATGCCTTATTTGTTGAGGCCATTCACACTGATTCTGACT ATTTTGGGATATCCATTCCTGTTGGGCATGTGGACTTCTTCTTAAATGGAGGAATGGATCAAGCTGGATGTGCTCGCTCAAGGTTTGCATCAA TGTATGGGTATGTCATTTGTGACCACATGAGGGCTCTGCACGTCTACATGAGTGCCCTGAACGGCTCCTGTCCACTCATTGGTTTTCCCTGCTCCGGTTATGAGGAGTTTCTGGCAGGAAAATGCATCACCTGTGACGACCCCTTCAATGGCACGTGCCCACAGATAG GCTTGTTGAAGAACAGTGGGATAACAGCGACTCCCCTGCCAAATCAAGAGAAGGTTTATCTGCTGACCACTGCTTCAGGTCCATTCTGTG cacatcacATCCTTGTGGAGTTAAACGTTTCCCGTTTAGACAAAACTGCAGAGGTTCAGCTCATTCTGAAATCCATTGGACATCCTGAGACGGAGCTCAATCTCAAACT ATATACAGACGAAACAAGGTATAAAACGGTGGCTGCACACCCTGAGCAGCTGTGTAAAATTGACTCAATGCAGCTGATAAACACTGGAGGTCGATTCTACAGACAAGGAGACATTCATTTTGAGTATATTTGCATCTCTGAAATCCCTCAAACCAG AGGGATGGATCCACTATGTGTAAAGAACATTCATATTGGACGTGGAGTACCATGGTCACATGACTTTGTACAGGTgtgctaa